A stretch of Calditrichia bacterium DNA encodes these proteins:
- a CDS encoding isoaspartyl peptidase/L-asparaginase: MKKFHNPIDGARSTAEPRLIVHGGAWSIPDEYVDAHINGVKNAVKSIFPQMQNGLSALDAVEKAVNLLEADPTFDAGRGAFLNEIGEIELDAIIADGAALKFGAVAAVRNLLHPVSLARLVMEKTEHCMLVGSGAQRFAEQMGIVETPIAELLTERELTYFNEISKNPDFRTKQPFEKPPMGTVGAVAMDVFGNLAGATSTGGTPRKLPGRVGDTPIYGAGVFADNLSGAASATGWGESIMQSHLCLKTCDAFGNLSPMIAAKQAIERLHNRFNGLGGVIAINAIGEYAFAHNTSRMAFAFAMDSGEVVAEICRSE, encoded by the coding sequence ATGAAAAAGTTCCATAATCCAATCGATGGCGCCCGGAGTACCGCTGAGCCGCGATTAATTGTTCACGGCGGCGCATGGAGCATTCCCGATGAATATGTGGATGCCCACATCAATGGTGTGAAAAATGCGGTGAAATCCATTTTCCCGCAAATGCAAAACGGGCTTTCCGCGCTCGACGCGGTTGAAAAAGCGGTCAACTTGTTAGAGGCTGATCCGACATTTGATGCGGGACGCGGTGCGTTTCTGAATGAAATCGGAGAAATTGAGCTGGATGCGATTATCGCCGATGGCGCCGCGTTGAAATTTGGCGCGGTTGCGGCAGTGCGAAATCTGTTGCATCCGGTCAGCTTGGCCCGATTGGTGATGGAAAAAACGGAGCATTGCATGCTCGTTGGCAGCGGTGCACAACGCTTTGCAGAACAAATGGGCATCGTTGAAACGCCGATAGCAGAATTGTTGACCGAACGCGAGTTGACATATTTTAACGAAATTTCAAAAAATCCCGATTTTCGCACCAAACAGCCATTTGAAAAGCCACCGATGGGCACAGTTGGTGCTGTTGCGATGGACGTTTTCGGGAATCTGGCCGGCGCAACTTCTACCGGCGGGACACCCCGGAAATTGCCCGGACGCGTTGGCGATACGCCGATATACGGTGCCGGCGTTTTTGCAGATAATTTATCCGGCGCAGCGTCGGCAACCGGTTGGGGAGAATCCATTATGCAATCCCATTTATGTCTGAAAACTTGTGATGCATTTGGAAATTTATCGCCAATGATCGCCGCAAAACAAGCGATAGAGCGGTTGCACAATCGTTTTAACGGGTTAGGTGGAGTGATTGCAATTAACGCAATTGGCGAATACGCATTTGCTCACAACACATCCAGAATGGCGTTTGCATTTGCTATGGATAGTGGGGAAGTGGTTGCGGAAATTTGTCGGAGTGAATAA
- a CDS encoding aminotransferase class I/II-fold pyridoxal phosphate-dependent enzyme, producing MRTVDLRSDTLTRPTPAMREAMMTAEVGDDVFGEDPTINKLQDKIAEMTGKEAALFVTSGTQGNQVSLNAQTRPGQEVICDKNCHIFNYECGSAAMLAGVQLNALDGKNGLLNKTMIEAAIRPEDDHYPQTGLICLENTHNRGGGNIYPLDEMRCIYEFAQSQQLPVHLDGARLWNATVATGISLKEYCQYTDSVSLCFSKGLGAPVGSIVAGDKAFIQRAHLYRKAYGGGIRQGGILAAAALHAIEHQLPKLAEDHRRAKAFAEALHQMSGIHVPPETVETNIVIFEVDPKKIDAADLVRQLQVNGVLMFQFGPTRIRAVMHLHITDEDVAFALPVFRKILA from the coding sequence ATGAGAACCGTAGATTTACGCAGCGATACCTTAACCCGTCCAACGCCGGCCATGCGCGAAGCGATGATGACCGCAGAAGTGGGCGACGATGTGTTTGGCGAAGATCCGACCATCAACAAATTGCAGGATAAAATTGCCGAAATGACCGGCAAAGAAGCCGCGTTGTTTGTAACCAGCGGCACACAGGGCAATCAGGTTAGCCTGAACGCCCAAACCCGTCCGGGACAGGAAGTGATCTGTGATAAAAATTGTCACATCTTCAATTATGAATGCGGCAGCGCGGCAATGCTCGCCGGAGTACAGCTAAACGCTTTGGACGGCAAAAACGGGCTGCTGAACAAAACCATGATTGAAGCAGCCATCCGTCCGGAAGATGATCACTACCCCCAAACCGGATTAATTTGTTTGGAAAATACCCACAATCGCGGCGGCGGGAATATTTATCCCCTCGACGAAATGAGGTGCATTTACGAATTTGCGCAATCGCAGCAGTTACCGGTGCACCTGGATGGCGCACGGCTGTGGAACGCAACCGTTGCTACTGGCATTTCGCTGAAAGAATATTGCCAATATACGGATTCCGTATCCCTTTGTTTTTCCAAAGGTTTAGGTGCGCCGGTCGGTTCAATTGTTGCGGGTGATAAAGCGTTCATCCAGCGGGCGCATTTGTACCGGAAAGCCTACGGCGGCGGTATTCGTCAGGGCGGTATTTTGGCAGCGGCGGCGCTGCACGCCATCGAGCATCAGTTGCCAAAACTGGCGGAAGATCACCGGCGGGCAAAGGCATTTGCAGAAGCGCTACACCAAATGTCCGGCATTCATGTGCCGCCGGAAACTGTGGAAACCAATATTGTCATTTTCGAAGTTGACCCTAAAAAAATTGATGCTGCGGATCTGGTTCGCCAGTTGCAGGTGAACGGTGTGCTGATGTTCCAGTTTGGTCCAACCCGGATTCGCGCGGTAATGCATCTGCACATAACCGACGAAGATGTGGCGTTTGCGCTACCTGTTTTTCGAAAAATACTGGCATAA
- a CDS encoding TrkH family potassium uptake protein, translating to MHYSSVIYILGLLMMFLSGSMLIPVPFSLYYGQTDYLSLLSAAGITFGVGFAAYRLSKFRDDLRPKEGFAIVAFSWIFLSFFGCLPFVFSGTIPSFTDAFFETMSGFTTTGATILTQIEGMPEGVLMWRSLTHWIGGMGIIVLSLAILPFLGVGGMQLFKAEVPGPVADKLTPRVTETAKILWGVYLVFTAAQTVLLMFGGMNLFEALCHAFGTLATGGYSTRNASVGAYGSAYIDYVIILFMLLAGTNFALHYRFLRGDFKVYFKNPEFLFYMAIIGFTALLICINNFIALDTGVEKTFRDSLFQVVSISTTTGYGTADYEQWPFASQMILFFLMFGGGCAGSTAGGMKMIRIYVLTKFVYSEIVRLLHPHAVVPVRVGKTIINRDILMNVFGFFNLYIIIFTLSVFAMSQLGLDFSSAYGAVVATMSNIGPGLGSVGPTDNFAHIPTIGKWLLSFLMMMGRLELFTVVILFSPSFWRK from the coding sequence ATGCATTATTCCAGTGTCATTTACATTCTTGGTCTGTTGATGATGTTCCTTTCGGGCAGCATGCTCATTCCCGTGCCGTTTTCGCTGTATTACGGGCAAACGGATTATTTGTCATTGCTCAGCGCAGCGGGTATTACCTTTGGCGTCGGGTTTGCGGCTTACCGCTTGAGCAAATTTCGCGATGATCTCCGCCCGAAAGAAGGCTTTGCGATTGTGGCATTCAGCTGGATTTTTCTCTCCTTTTTCGGTTGCCTGCCGTTTGTTTTCTCCGGAACAATCCCCTCTTTTACCGATGCATTTTTTGAAACGATGTCCGGATTCACCACAACCGGGGCAACGATTCTCACCCAAATTGAAGGCATGCCCGAAGGCGTTTTGATGTGGCGCAGCCTTACCCACTGGATCGGCGGAATGGGCATCATCGTGCTGTCGCTGGCAATTCTGCCCTTTTTGGGCGTTGGCGGCATGCAGCTGTTTAAAGCCGAAGTTCCCGGTCCGGTTGCGGACAAACTGACACCGCGCGTAACAGAAACTGCCAAAATTTTGTGGGGTGTTTACCTCGTTTTTACCGCTGCCCAAACCGTGCTGCTCATGTTTGGCGGCATGAATTTATTTGAAGCGCTATGCCACGCATTCGGGACACTTGCAACTGGCGGCTACTCAACCCGGAACGCCAGTGTGGGTGCATACGGCAGCGCATATATCGATTATGTGATCATCCTGTTTATGCTGCTGGCAGGCACCAATTTCGCGTTGCACTACCGTTTTTTGCGCGGCGATTTTAAAGTATATTTCAAAAATCCGGAGTTCCTGTTTTACATGGCGATCATCGGATTTACGGCGTTGCTCATCTGCATCAATAATTTTATCGCGCTGGATACGGGCGTGGAAAAAACCTTTCGCGACAGCCTCTTTCAGGTGGTTTCCATTTCCACAACAACCGGATACGGCACCGCAGATTACGAACAGTGGCCGTTCGCATCGCAAATGATCCTCTTTTTTCTGATGTTCGGCGGCGGCTGTGCCGGCTCCACTGCCGGTGGCATGAAAATGATTCGCATTTACGTGCTCACCAAATTCGTTTATTCGGAAATAGTGCGGCTGCTCCATCCCCACGCGGTGGTTCCGGTGCGCGTAGGCAAAACGATTATCAACCGGGATATTCTGATGAATGTCTTCGGATTTTTCAATTTATACATTATCATTTTCACGTTGAGCGTTTTCGCAATGTCGCAACTGGGGCTCGATTTTTCATCCGCATATGGCGCGGTTGTTGCAACGATGAGCAACATCGGTCCGGGTTTGGGCAGCGTTGGTCCGACGGATAATTTTGCGCACATTCCCACTATCGGTAAATGGCTGCTTTCTTTTTTAATGATGATGGGTCGCCTGGAGTTATTTACGGTTGTCATTCTTTTTTCACCATCGTTCTGGCGAAAATAA
- a CDS encoding tetratricopeptide repeat protein, with protein MSSNLQTASTVLKNISQSVIAALMYDIALQDMPESDIDAAESIFYESIDIASEGILSSRRTKERMLRTLQRQKLSIIINKFKKDGKPVPDNYFAKRFSQVISLGNSEKIVPDFLNAFREKLAKNEKLATTVMTRYLGEALSADSEGEKEFVDEFDELFSMLPDEPEEIPSEPVIKPAKKVAPKAPPKIASPPKQKANLPEEEVAEERPDTILPKQPGSAQMIYWQPQRHALPVRGLRNLEPLLAEHPLLFITGFAGSGKSVLISAYIYQQVFNRSLAIGKVFYYRFSESHSTYDVFLKSIAAFSELQIPGSAVGYEAEIASAIAASDTIFVLDDIHALKDYRLRDFVQLCWKNISENDEFGGKFLMLDRDLPEIETNQNIAFYRYDGLAVSESSALLRDLWKLSLPRMLARQLASKLCGNPERMLIFRGWFQNEQHTDTELERFVEQMPESDGTAIQEVQLSYYVANALKEGFARTDSRLNSFCTALSIFEIPEEERFLKAVYDKIGGGDFQEKLEELVEEFQLLEYDNQAVRYNLPDTLRTFFNSQMEDDHIRRALHNQAGQLYRERYSVKNDSRDAVLGAGHFYFAEREEDAIGLINAISKIEDLTVQQCEYLLNLLKNLSLPTLETVEEQRAAQLRTGILYFRLGKWGEAETTLVSCLQEDTDSQTRAETLFYIGQIAKLKGNTTQSAHNLQEAAQLYQREKNIARLAACHQHLAEVYLIEENRQNAYNHYQRSLEYFQDIKDTRGEQIILDQLGQLAKAQHKLVDAQTYFERSMAICNAHGDRIGNARTLMEIARLQEMQKKWLEAIDTYEQVAENYRKLNNPIAFATAYQHMGAIYLQLNDLAHARVHLQNAHQIFEENEHRAGLAEVYELLAKIHHRQKEWELAMENYHQAQELFHDTKQESRYAEIFAQIARVYQEMGETDRALELFEKALAINERLGESPGVARIFEEIGDIYQQREDLSYAIDMYRNAMSLKENLNNQLGVAELLSKIGNIYKAHLDWEKTVPCFEQALDIFTKLGNVRGMAFCHNSLAFVYHAQKSWDIARHHYVEALKNFEASNDFQGMAEVNFNLGNVFHDLGDWERALNRYNTALPLFEETGDFFNISQVLGNLSSIEFEQKTHTSAIAKQVEILLYFQKNQQTQMVEKVLANLVSCHQELGADTFQQLLATCLEELMQNGVQWGKNEIISPESATEMIDKIFYNN; from the coding sequence ATGAGTTCAAATTTACAAACCGCATCTACCGTTTTAAAAAATATTTCTCAAAGTGTTATCGCCGCTTTGATGTACGATATCGCTCTGCAAGATATGCCCGAATCGGATATCGATGCCGCAGAGAGTATCTTTTACGAAAGCATCGATATTGCATCAGAAGGCATTTTGAGCAGCCGACGAACCAAAGAACGGATGCTGCGAACGCTTCAACGCCAAAAGCTGTCGATTATCATCAACAAATTTAAAAAAGACGGAAAGCCGGTACCGGATAATTATTTTGCGAAACGCTTTTCGCAAGTTATCAGCTTGGGAAATTCTGAAAAAATTGTGCCGGATTTTCTGAATGCTTTCCGCGAAAAACTCGCCAAAAATGAAAAACTGGCTACAACGGTGATGACTCGCTATTTGGGTGAAGCACTTTCTGCCGATTCGGAAGGTGAAAAAGAATTTGTGGATGAATTTGATGAATTGTTTTCCATGCTGCCGGATGAACCTGAAGAGATTCCTTCGGAACCCGTTATAAAACCTGCCAAAAAAGTTGCTCCAAAAGCGCCGCCAAAAATAGCGTCGCCGCCAAAACAAAAAGCCAATTTGCCCGAAGAAGAGGTTGCCGAAGAGCGTCCTGATACAATTTTACCAAAACAACCCGGCTCGGCGCAAATGATTTACTGGCAACCGCAACGGCATGCGCTCCCGGTTCGGGGATTGCGAAATCTGGAACCATTGCTGGCGGAACACCCGTTGTTGTTTATCACCGGTTTTGCCGGTTCGGGAAAATCGGTGCTCATTTCCGCATATATTTATCAGCAGGTTTTCAATCGCTCGCTCGCCATCGGGAAGGTATTTTATTACCGTTTTAGCGAAAGCCACTCAACCTACGATGTGTTTCTGAAAAGTATTGCTGCGTTTTCCGAACTGCAAATTCCGGGCTCTGCTGTGGGATACGAGGCGGAAATTGCATCGGCAATTGCAGCTTCCGATACCATTTTTGTGCTGGACGATATTCATGCGTTAAAAGATTATCGCCTGCGGGATTTTGTGCAACTGTGCTGGAAAAATATTAGCGAAAATGATGAATTCGGCGGTAAATTTTTGATGCTGGATCGCGATTTGCCGGAGATCGAAACCAACCAAAATATCGCGTTTTATCGATATGACGGATTGGCAGTTTCCGAAAGCAGCGCGCTATTGCGCGATTTGTGGAAGTTGTCGCTGCCGCGAATGTTGGCACGGCAATTGGCGAGCAAGCTTTGCGGCAATCCGGAACGGATGCTCATCTTCCGCGGCTGGTTCCAAAATGAACAGCATACGGATACCGAGCTGGAACGCTTTGTTGAACAAATGCCCGAATCGGATGGCACCGCAATTCAGGAAGTTCAGTTGTCATATTACGTTGCTAACGCATTAAAAGAAGGCTTTGCTCGCACAGATAGCCGGTTGAACAGTTTTTGCACCGCGTTGAGCATTTTCGAGATTCCCGAAGAGGAACGTTTCCTGAAGGCAGTTTACGATAAAATCGGGGGTGGCGATTTTCAGGAAAAACTGGAGGAACTGGTTGAAGAATTCCAGCTATTGGAATACGATAACCAGGCTGTTCGTTATAATTTGCCGGACACATTGCGAACATTTTTTAACTCACAAATGGAAGATGACCACATTCGCCGGGCGTTGCACAATCAGGCCGGGCAATTGTATCGCGAGCGTTATTCCGTCAAAAATGATTCCCGGGATGCGGTATTGGGTGCCGGGCATTTTTATTTTGCCGAACGTGAAGAAGATGCGATCGGGCTGATAAACGCTATCAGCAAAATCGAGGATTTAACGGTTCAGCAATGCGAATACTTACTCAACCTTTTGAAAAATTTGAGTTTACCGACCCTTGAGACCGTTGAAGAGCAGAGAGCTGCACAGCTGCGAACCGGCATACTTTATTTCCGGTTGGGTAAATGGGGCGAAGCTGAAACGACACTGGTTTCCTGTTTGCAGGAGGACACCGACAGCCAAACCCGTGCGGAAACGCTGTTTTATATCGGACAAATCGCAAAACTTAAAGGCAACACCACCCAAAGCGCTCATAATTTGCAGGAAGCCGCGCAACTGTATCAGCGCGAAAAAAATATTGCCAGATTGGCAGCCTGCCACCAGCATTTGGCTGAAGTTTATTTGATCGAAGAAAATCGCCAGAACGCCTATAATCACTACCAACGTTCGCTGGAATATTTTCAGGATATAAAAGATACACGTGGTGAACAAATTATTCTGGATCAGTTGGGTCAACTGGCAAAAGCGCAGCACAAACTTGTGGATGCCCAAACCTATTTTGAACGCTCAATGGCAATTTGCAACGCACACGGCGATCGCATCGGAAATGCACGAACGCTGATGGAAATTGCCAGATTGCAAGAGATGCAGAAAAAATGGCTCGAAGCAATTGACACATACGAGCAAGTCGCGGAAAATTACCGGAAGTTGAACAACCCGATTGCGTTCGCTACCGCATATCAACACATGGGCGCAATTTATCTGCAGTTAAACGATTTGGCGCATGCCCGGGTTCATCTCCAAAATGCGCACCAGATTTTTGAGGAAAACGAACACCGCGCCGGATTGGCGGAGGTTTACGAATTGCTGGCAAAAATTCATCATCGCCAAAAGGAATGGGAACTGGCGATGGAAAATTACCATCAGGCGCAGGAGCTGTTTCACGATACCAAACAGGAAAGCAGATATGCCGAAATTTTTGCCCAAATTGCCCGTGTCTATCAGGAAATGGGTGAAACTGATCGCGCGTTGGAGCTGTTTGAGAAAGCGCTTGCCATTAATGAACGGTTGGGCGAATCGCCAGGTGTAGCCCGCATTTTTGAGGAAATTGGCGATATTTATCAACAACGTGAAGATCTATCTTACGCAATAGATATGTATAGAAACGCAATGTCTCTGAAGGAAAATTTGAACAACCAGCTTGGCGTTGCGGAGTTGCTTTCAAAAATTGGCAACATTTACAAAGCGCATTTGGATTGGGAAAAAACGGTGCCCTGTTTTGAACAGGCGTTGGATATTTTTACCAAATTGGGTAATGTTCGGGGAATGGCTTTTTGTCATAATTCGTTGGCATTTGTTTATCATGCCCAAAAAAGTTGGGATATCGCCCGGCATCATTATGTTGAAGCGTTAAAAAATTTCGAAGCCAGTAATGATTTTCAGGGTATGGCGGAAGTCAATTTCAATTTGGGAAATGTGTTCCACGATTTGGGCGACTGGGAACGCGCGCTGAACCGCTATAATACCGCGTTGCCGTTGTTTGAAGAAACCGGCGATTTTTTCAATATTTCGCAGGTGTTGGGGAATCTCAGTTCCATCGAATTTGAGCAGAAAACCCATACCAGCGCTATCGCCAAACAGGTTGAAATTTTGCTTTATTTCCAAAAAAATCAGCAAACCCAAATGGTCGAAAAAGTGCTGGCAAACCTGGTTTCCTGTCATCAGGAATTGGGTGCCGATACTTTTCAGCAATTGTTGGCAACCTGTCTGGAAGAATTGATGCAGAATGGCGTGCAATGGGGGAAAAACGAAATTATTTCACCCGAATCGGCAACTGAAATGATTGATAAAATATTTTATAACAACTGA
- a CDS encoding 6-phosphofructokinase, translating into MKISPKKLAIMAAGGPAPGINSVIAAATIRASLEDIDVLGILDGFKWIMRGDISHVRPLHIDTVSRIHFRGGSYIGIARDNPTYDPKLMEQTVTSLLRLDVDKLITIGGDGTAYTAAKIEEIANGRIKVVHVPKTIDNDLDLPHGLSTFGYQTARHHGCEIIKNLMVDAHTTSRWYFVVSMGRKAGHLALGIGNAAAATISLIAEEFNGPYIRLQHIVDILAGSIIKRLSYGRRDGVAILAEGLVEHLHPEDLEKYFQVKRDPHGNIKLGRVNFGEVLQQQVEYLMSEFRVDTTVVSKNIGYELRCADPIPFDMEYTRNLGSCAAEHILNGGNRVMVSIERGHFRPLPFEEIMDKETGRAKMRMVDITSEAFATARRYMIRLNEKDFADPHAIAKYAATCGVSIDDFEKRFRHLIDDDKFLKIKNAKRKTTKNKTKKSADAAGE; encoded by the coding sequence ATGAAAATTAGTCCAAAAAAGTTAGCAATTATGGCTGCCGGCGGTCCGGCTCCCGGCATAAACAGCGTTATTGCAGCAGCTACTATTCGAGCATCGCTGGAAGATATTGACGTGTTGGGCATTTTGGATGGCTTTAAATGGATCATGCGGGGCGATATTTCGCATGTGCGGCCGCTGCATATCGATACTGTCAGCCGGATTCACTTCCGGGGTGGATCGTATATCGGCATCGCGCGTGATAATCCAACCTACGATCCCAAATTAATGGAACAAACCGTAACCTCGCTGCTGCGACTGGATGTGGACAAGCTTATCACCATTGGCGGTGATGGCACCGCATACACAGCCGCAAAAATTGAGGAGATCGCCAACGGGCGCATTAAAGTTGTGCATGTGCCCAAAACGATCGATAACGATCTCGATTTACCGCATGGTTTATCCACCTTTGGCTATCAAACCGCGCGGCATCACGGCTGCGAAATTATCAAGAATCTGATGGTGGACGCTCACACAACCTCTCGCTGGTATTTTGTGGTTTCGATGGGACGAAAAGCGGGGCACCTCGCATTGGGCATCGGAAACGCTGCGGCAGCAACCATTTCGCTGATCGCGGAAGAATTCAACGGACCCTATATTCGATTGCAACACATCGTCGATATTCTGGCCGGATCGATCATTAAACGGTTGAGCTACGGCCGTCGCGATGGCGTCGCCATTTTAGCCGAAGGGCTGGTTGAGCATTTGCATCCGGAAGATCTGGAAAAATATTTTCAGGTAAAGCGCGATCCGCACGGAAACATCAAATTGGGGCGGGTCAATTTTGGCGAAGTGCTGCAACAGCAGGTTGAATATTTGATGTCCGAATTTCGGGTGGATACCACCGTCGTGTCCAAAAATATCGGCTACGAATTGCGCTGCGCAGACCCGATTCCGTTCGATATGGAATATACCCGAAACCTTGGCTCGTGTGCGGCAGAGCATATTCTCAACGGCGGCAACCGGGTGATGGTCAGCATCGAACGCGGGCACTTCCGCCCTCTCCCGTTTGAAGAAATTATGGACAAAGAAACCGGTCGGGCGAAGATGCGGATGGTGGATATCACCTCCGAAGCTTTTGCAACGGCACGCCGCTACATGATCCGGCTAAATGAAAAAGATTTTGCCGATCCCCACGCTATTGCGAAATATGCGGCAACTTGCGGTGTTTCTATCGATGATTTTGAAAAGCGCTTCAGACATTTGATCGACGATGACAAATTCCTGAAAATAAAAAATGCCAAACGCAAAACAACAAAAAACAAAACCAAAAAATCCGCAGATGCAGCAGGCGAATAA
- a CDS encoding GNAT family N-acetyltransferase: protein MAGKIDVRPVQTKKDLTAFIKLPWKIYKNDPNWVPHLLMDRKKFFNKDKNPFFNENPTQLFLAYRDGELVGRIGAIINKLHNDYHKDKTGFFGFLEAVDDRDVFESLLNTAKMWLKERDRDLMIGPMNPSTNDEVGFLSDGFDTPPYLMMTHTPPYYIEQMEALGYERAKELLAYMIAYENLTKNPKLDRVANAIAKKYPVKIRKVDMKNFRAELEVVREIYNDAWAPNWGFVPMTPQEFDYVASDFKQIINPNVAFIGEYDGEAIGFLLALPDYNQVFKKIRSGRLFPFGLFTFLFNKSKINSLRVITLGIKQKYQPFGIGSLFYQEIIKNAAPNGFNSAEMSWILEDNDLMNKAAQLLGGYVHKRYRIYQTAL from the coding sequence TTGGCAGGTAAAATTGACGTACGACCGGTGCAAACCAAAAAAGACCTGACGGCATTTATCAAATTGCCGTGGAAAATTTATAAAAACGATCCAAACTGGGTTCCCCATTTGTTAATGGATCGCAAAAAGTTTTTTAACAAAGATAAAAATCCGTTTTTCAACGAAAATCCGACCCAGCTCTTTTTGGCGTATCGCGATGGCGAACTGGTCGGCAGAATCGGGGCAATTATCAACAAATTGCATAACGATTACCACAAAGATAAAACCGGATTTTTCGGATTTTTGGAAGCAGTGGACGATCGCGACGTTTTTGAGTCGCTGCTAAACACTGCAAAAATGTGGCTTAAAGAACGTGATCGTGATTTGATGATCGGACCGATGAATCCCAGCACCAACGATGAAGTCGGTTTTCTCTCAGACGGATTCGATACGCCGCCCTATTTAATGATGACGCACACGCCGCCATATTACATCGAACAAATGGAAGCGCTCGGTTATGAACGCGCCAAAGAATTGCTGGCATACATGATTGCTTACGAAAATCTCACCAAAAATCCGAAGCTGGACCGGGTTGCCAACGCGATTGCCAAAAAATATCCGGTAAAGATTCGCAAAGTGGATATGAAAAATTTTCGCGCCGAACTGGAAGTTGTCCGGGAAATTTACAACGATGCGTGGGCACCGAACTGGGGTTTCGTTCCGATGACGCCGCAAGAATTTGATTATGTAGCGAGCGATTTTAAACAGATTATCAATCCCAACGTTGCATTCATCGGCGAATACGACGGCGAAGCGATCGGTTTTTTGCTGGCGCTCCCCGATTACAACCAGGTTTTCAAAAAGATTCGCAGCGGTCGATTGTTCCCGTTCGGGCTGTTTACTTTTTTGTTTAACAAAAGTAAAATCAACAGCTTGCGGGTGATTACCCTTGGCATTAAACAAAAGTATCAACCCTTTGGCATCGGCTCGCTGTTTTATCAGGAAATTATCAAAAATGCGGCGCCGAACGGTTTTAACTCTGCGGAAATGTCATGGATTTTGGAAGACAACGATTTGATGAACAAAGCAGCGCAATTATTGGGCGGTTACGTTCACAAACGATACCGGATTTACCAAACGGCATTATAA
- the trkA gene encoding Trk system potassium transporter TrkA, which produces MKILIIGAGDIGFQLAKRLSVEHDIILIENDPNRVKRASEQLDAFVIEGSGTSISTLREANVQSCDVVAAMTNRDEVNLLSCQIAKKMGVATTIARVRNPEFDLQDFPLSLKDLGVDLMVHPEKETANAISRLIRQSNCTDVIEFEEGKIQVLGIRMESNSPALRVPLKNLGQNFSQLNLRIVAINRKEQTIVPKGDDVLIPGDQIFVVSDPNHTAKFLDMIGKSNTKIQDVMILGGGLIGQFLGKMFSGNIRTKIIESNQEKSVMIADLLPRSLIIHGDGTDIDLLAVEGLMDMDAFIAVTGNDETNIISTLVAHHLRVPRTIALVNKTDYLPITPTIGLDAVVSKQLLTVNAVQRFIRHQQIAAIANIPGVDAHIVELVAASGSKITRKPLRDISFPRNAIVGAILHGEQVTIPKGDTEIEPGDKVVIFSTPSALSKVEKLFK; this is translated from the coding sequence ATGAAAATATTGATAATAGGTGCGGGTGATATTGGGTTTCAACTCGCCAAACGCCTTTCTGTCGAACATGATATCATTCTAATCGAAAATGATCCCAACCGCGTGAAACGCGCCAGCGAACAACTCGATGCGTTTGTCATCGAAGGCAGCGGAACCAGTATTTCCACCCTTCGGGAAGCTAATGTTCAGTCCTGCGATGTGGTCGCTGCGATGACAAACCGGGATGAAGTGAACCTGCTCAGCTGTCAGATCGCCAAAAAAATGGGTGTCGCAACAACCATTGCCCGGGTGCGAAATCCGGAATTCGATCTGCAGGATTTCCCCCTTTCGCTGAAAGATTTGGGCGTAGACCTGATGGTGCATCCTGAAAAGGAAACCGCAAACGCCATCAGCCGGTTGATCCGGCAATCCAATTGCACAGATGTCATCGAATTTGAAGAGGGCAAAATTCAGGTTTTGGGCATCCGGATGGAATCCAACTCCCCGGCGTTGCGGGTGCCGCTCAAAAATCTGGGTCAAAATTTCAGCCAACTGAATTTGCGGATTGTGGCCATCAACCGGAAGGAGCAAACCATCGTTCCGAAAGGCGACGACGTGTTGATTCCCGGTGACCAGATTTTTGTGGTGAGCGATCCAAACCACACCGCCAAATTTCTGGACATGATTGGCAAATCGAACACCAAAATTCAGGATGTGATGATTCTCGGCGGCGGGCTGATCGGGCAATTTTTGGGAAAAATGTTTTCCGGCAACATTCGCACAAAAATCATCGAAAGCAATCAGGAAAAATCCGTGATGATTGCCGATTTGCTGCCGCGCTCGCTGATTATTCATGGCGACGGCACCGATATCGATCTGCTGGCGGTGGAAGGACTGATGGATATGGACGCATTCATAGCTGTTACCGGGAACGACGAAACCAACATTATTTCGACACTTGTGGCGCATCACCTGCGCGTGCCGCGAACCATTGCGCTCGTCAACAAAACGGATTATTTGCCCATCACACCAACCATCGGATTGGATGCGGTGGTCAGCAAGCAGTTGCTGACGGTTAACGCTGTGCAGCGCTTTATTCGCCACCAGCAAATTGCCGCAATTGCAAATATTCCCGGTGTCGATGCCCATATTGTGGAACTTGTTGCGGCGTCCGGTTCCAAAATTACCCGCAAACCGCTGCGGGATATTTCTTTTCCGCGAAACGCGATTGTCGGCGCCATTTTACACGGAGAACAAGTGACCATCCCCAAAGGTGATACGGAAATCGAGCCGGGTGACAAAGTAGTTATTTTCTCAACGCCATCCGCATTATCGAAAGTCGAAAAATTATTTAAATAA